GGCACATGGAAGAACACTGGCATGGCCCGGTGCGGTTTGTGCGGCAGTCATCCCCGCAGCTGGCGCGCGCGGTTCGCCGGGGCAGGCTGAACGCAGCCCTTGTTGCCCTGCCTCTCGAAACCCCGGGCCTGCGCGTGAGCCCGCTGCCTCATGCGGAATCCCTGCTGGCGGCCCTGCCTGCGGCGTGGGCAAAGCCTGAAACAGGGCACATGCACTTGCAGGATATGAACGGCAGGGCTCTCTTCTGGTTCCGGCGCGAGGTTAACCCCGCTTTTTTCGACCACATGCGCGGTCTGTTTGCGCATGTTGGCTTTGCGCCACTATATATTGAAGAACCGGAAGAATACGATGTTTTGCTGGCCCGCATAGCGCAGGGCGAAGGCATGGGGTTGCTGCCGCATTCGTTTTCGGCCATCGGACGGCAGGGCGTGTTTTTTCAGCCGATTGAAGAAGCCAGCCTGATGCAGATGCGCCTTGGTCTGATACTGCCCGCTAGTGGTGCAGGGCAGGATGCTTGCCGGGATGATGCCACCGGATCAGCCGCAAACCATCTGGAGGAGCTGCTGAACGCAGCAGCCCAGCACCTTGGCGGCAAGCCCGTGCCATAAAAAAAGCCCGGCCACCAAAGCAGCCGGGCTGAGTGCGCAGCATTCAAAAAAATTACTGTTTTACCATAACCTTGGCGGGGCGCAGCAGACGATCACCAAGCTTGAAGCCGCGTTGCAGCACGCGCGCCACTGAATTGGGCGCAAAGTCTGGCCGGTCTTCAAAGCCCACGGCTTCGTGCACATTGGGGTCGAATTCTTCGCCTTCTTCACCAAGCGGTTTAAGCCCGTGCTTTTCCACAGCTTCAAGCAACAGCTTGTGGGTCATGGCCACACCTTGCAGCATGTCCTTGCAGGCTTCACTCTTGCTGCCGTAGCGCAGGGCCAGATCAAGGTTGTCGAGCGTGGGCAGCAGGTCGCCCAGAACCTTTTCAGCCGCATAGCGCATCTGTTCCTCATGCTCGCGGGTGAGGCGCTTTTTGAAATTGTCCATCTCGGCGGCGTTGCGCAGGCGCAGTTCGGTGAGCTCGGCTTTACAGCGCTCTTCAATGATGCTCTCGGCAGAGGCTGCATGTTCGGCAGCTGGTGCGGTCTCGTCCTGCTCTGCAGCGGAAGTTGCATTTTTGCCCGTGGTTTGCCCAAACAAAATGCCGTCCTGTTCAAGAAAACCATCTTCCGACCGGGTGCAATGGCAATCTGCCTCGTTCTCGCCGTGGCCGCCCTGTTGACCGCCCTGCTGCCCGAATGAATGGTTCATTTTATGACGCTGCATGCTTCCTCCTGAATCGCCCCGCTGGGGTCGTGATGCTTCACGTTAAGTAAGTATGCTTATCCGCCCTGTCAAGGCGCTGCCGTAACTGCAAAAAGTTTTGCCTCACGCCGCCCTGCTCTTGGGCCGTTCTACGGGCATCTGCGCCTCGACATTCTGCGGCTGCTTCTGTATATTGCTCGCACCAGAAGAGGAATAGCACTATGACATGCCGAATTTTGACACTGCAACATGAGCAGGAATGGCCCGAACTGGCCACGTGGCTGCAGGGCCGGCACAACCCCGGCAACGGGGTGGAAAGCGCCGTAAACGACATTATCAGCGCTGTGCGACAAAAGGGCGACGATGCCCTTGTGGAGTACACCAGCAAATTTGACTGCCCAGACTTTGCCCCGCCACTGCGCGTGAGCGAGCAGGAAATAGCCAGGGCGGCCGCCTCTGTTACCATCGAAAGCCGCGAGGTTATTGGTGAGGCAGCGACAAATATACGCTCTTTTCACGAAGCCCAGGTTGAGAAATCGTGGTTTGTCACCAAGCCCGACGGCAGCATTCTCGGCCAGCAGGTTACCTCGGTAGACGCTGGCGGCCTGTATGTTCCCGGAGGCCAGGGTGGCAATACGCCCCTGGTTTCAAGCCTGCTCATGAGCGCCATTCCCGCCCAGGTGGCGGGCGTGCCGCGTCTTGCCGTATTTACCCCACCCCGCAATGATGGCACGGTCAACCCGCATATTCTTGCGGCAGCGCATCTGCTTGATATTGATGAAGTTTACCGCGTAGGCGGCGCATGGGCCATTGCGGCCATGGCCTACGGCACGCAGACCATTCAGCCTGTGGATGTTATTGCAGGTCCGGGCAATATTTTTGTGACCACGGCCAAACGCCTTGTGCAGGGCATTGTGGGCATAGACATGATTGCGGGCCCCAGCGAAGTGCTGGTGCTGGCCGATTCTTCGGCCAACCCCGCATGGCTTGCCGCAGACATGCTTTCGCAGGCAGAGCACGATGCCCTCGCCTCGGCCATCTGCATTACAGACGACCCCCGTCTGGCCGATGCCCTGCAGCAGGAACTGAAAAAGCAGTGCGCCGCTCTGCCCAGAGCCACCACCGCAGCCCGCGCTC
The Desulfovibrio sp. DNA segment above includes these coding regions:
- a CDS encoding LysR family transcriptional regulator → MANDLFENPDWRLLRYFSIIAEEGSMRRAAERLYMTQPPLSRHMKRLEEMLGVTLFTRHSKGLTLTRQGQEVLHIARPVLAAQDAASKTLRAMGQRAARAGAALALGLSTAFEQGVFAGFVRHMEEHWHGPVRFVRQSSPQLARAVRRGRLNAALVALPLETPGLRVSPLPHAESLLAALPAAWAKPETGHMHLQDMNGRALFWFRREVNPAFFDHMRGLFAHVGFAPLYIEEPEEYDVLLARIAQGEGMGLLPHSFSAIGRQGVFFQPIEEASLMQMRLGLILPASGAGQDACRDDATGSAANHLEELLNAAAQHLGGKPVP
- the hisD gene encoding histidinol dehydrogenase; the protein is MTCRILTLQHEQEWPELATWLQGRHNPGNGVESAVNDIISAVRQKGDDALVEYTSKFDCPDFAPPLRVSEQEIARAAASVTIESREVIGEAATNIRSFHEAQVEKSWFVTKPDGSILGQQVTSVDAGGLYVPGGQGGNTPLVSSLLMSAIPAQVAGVPRLAVFTPPRNDGTVNPHILAAAHLLDIDEVYRVGGAWAIAAMAYGTQTIQPVDVIAGPGNIFVTTAKRLVQGIVGIDMIAGPSEVLVLADSSANPAWLAADMLSQAEHDALASAICITDDPRLADALQQELKKQCAALPRATTAARALEDWSAIVVTPNLSVAVAVANMVAPEHLELCTRDPWAVLPFIRHAGAVFMGQHSPEPVGDYFAGPNHVLPTLGTARFSSALSVQTFCKKTSIVAASSTFLQQNMQSIAALARLEGLEAHARSVEARGKK
- the grpE gene encoding nucleotide exchange factor GrpE; translation: MQRHKMNHSFGQQGGQQGGHGENEADCHCTRSEDGFLEQDGILFGQTTGKNATSAAEQDETAPAAEHAASAESIIEERCKAELTELRLRNAAEMDNFKKRLTREHEEQMRYAAEKVLGDLLPTLDNLDLALRYGSKSEACKDMLQGVAMTHKLLLEAVEKHGLKPLGEEGEEFDPNVHEAVGFEDRPDFAPNSVARVLQRGFKLGDRLLRPAKVMVKQ